Proteins encoded together in one Camelus dromedarius isolate mCamDro1 chromosome 11, mCamDro1.pat, whole genome shotgun sequence window:
- the SYNGR1 gene encoding synaptogyrin-1 isoform X3, with the protein MRTGRRRVPSGGHRAGAATMEGGAYGAGKAGGAFDPYTLIRQPHTILRVVSWVFSIVVFGSIVNEGYLNSSSESEEFCIYNRNPNACGYGVTVGVLAFLTCLLYLALDVYFPQISSVKDRKKAVLSDIGVSAFWAFLWFVGFCYLANQWQVSKPKDNPLNEGTDAARAAIAFSFFSIFTWSLTAALAVRRFKDLTFQEEYSTLFPTSAQP; encoded by the exons ATGCGCACGGGCCGGCGGCGCGTGCCGAGCGGGGGGCACCGCGCGGGTGCAGCCACGATGGAAGGGGGTGCGTACGGAGCGGGCAAAGCCGGGGGCGCCTTCGACCCCTACACCCTGATCCGGCAGCCACACACCATCCTGCGCGTCGTGTCCTGG GTGTTCTCCATCGTGGTGTTCGGCTCCATCGTGAACGAGGGCTACCTCAACAGCTCCTCGGAGAGCGAGGAATTCTGCATATACAACCGCAACCCCAACGCCTGCGGCTACGGGGTGACCGTGGGCGTGCTCGCCTTCCTCACCTGCCTGCTCTACCTAGCCCTGGACGTGTACTTCCCACAGATCAGCAGTGTGAAGGACCGCAAGAAGGCCGTCCTGTCTGACATCGGCGTGTCGG CCTTCTGGGCCTTCCTGTGGTTCGTGGGCTTCTGCTACCTGGCCAACCAGTGGCAGGTCTCCAAGCCCAAGGACAACCCGCTGAACGAAGGGACAGACGCTGCCCGGGCTGCCATCgccttctcctttttctccatcttcacGTGG AGCCTGACTGCAGCCTTGGCCGTGCGGAGATTCAAGGACCTTACCTTCCAGGAGGAA